DNA sequence from the Candidatus Cloacimonadaceae bacterium genome:
GTAGGGGGCGAGGTGGGAAAGGTTCGTGGGCAGTGTTTTGCGGAAGTCTGATACCGCTTTGAACAAACTTTGCCAGATTTTCTCTCTGCCGATGGACAATATCCCTTCCGGGAAGATGAGACGCGATGAAAGATGCGCTGCGGAGCCTTGACCCTGGCTGCGGTATTTGAGCATGGTGGCGCTACGATGACGCTTAAATTGTCCCCAACAGCATTCGGACATCGGGATCTGAAATGCAAACTCCGCGTTTTCAAAGGCGCGGGGCATTTTGTGCCAGGCTTTGATACCTTGAAAGACATGCTCCCAAAGCCGGGATTTTTCTTCAACGGCGATATTTTCCAAGTGATTCAGAGCAGCCGGAAAATCGCAATATCCCTGTTCGAAGAAAAGTCCTGCAAGGATCATGTCATCGGCGTTTTGGGGTGCCGAGACGAGAGCTATGCGGTCGGGCATTTGGAAGATATTGTTCGGAAAATGGGGGAGAGCGGTCTCAGGGAGGCGGGAATTGAAATCATCCGCTTGGGTGTATCTGAGCAAAGACGGAGCGATGGAGCTTACAGAAGCGAAGATCAGTCCGTGCAGTTGGCGGGCTTCCATTTCCTCTCTGGCGCCGAGTCTGCGCAAAAGCGTTTCGATGCTGCGGGCGTTGATGGTGGCGCCCATCTGGGTTTTGGTGGAAAGCGGCAAGATATATCGCGCGTCCTCTTTTGCCTTGCCTTCGAGTTCGCGGGGTTTCAGATCAGGAAAATCCTTGTCATAAAGCTCCAACAGCTTGTCCATCGATAGTTTATATTCATTGAACAGCTCATCACAGAGCCGGATATAACGATCCCTGATCGCTGGAAATTCGTTTAACTCTTCCGGGATAACGTAGTCATGGTCAAAAGTGACGTAGCGTTGGGATTTTTCGGTGAAGGAAGCATAGCGGGAGCGTTGAACGACTTCCGTCAAATGTCTTGAAATGCCGATCAGATCGAGATTGAA
Encoded proteins:
- the thyX gene encoding FAD-dependent thymidylate synthase, with amino-acid sequence MKVLVAGYNIDSSLLEKIAAANRSPEVISAAYARISRSSKTVSELRKEALGEIGKARKSNQNIIFEMGHASVAEHAVFNLDLIGISRHLTEVVQRSRYASFTEKSQRYVTFDHDYVIPEELNEFPAIRDRYIRLCDELFNEYKLSMDKLLELYDKDFPDLKPRELEGKAKEDARYILPLSTKTQMGATINARSIETLLRRLGAREEMEARQLHGLIFASVSSIAPSLLRYTQADDFNSRLPETALPHFPNNIFQMPDRIALVSAPQNADDMILAGLFFEQGYCDFPAALNHLENIAVEEKSRLWEHVFQGIKAWHKMPRAFENAEFAFQIPMSECCWGQFKRHRSATMLKYRSQGQGSAAHLSSRLIFPEGILSIGREKIWQSLFKAVSDFRKTLPTNLSHLAPYTVLNAESALVHARMNLREIYHFCRLRSDEHAQWEIRQISDEIIHLVKTHAPYATRFLMGKSDFNTVS